A stretch of the Gossypium hirsutum isolate 1008001.06 chromosome D07, Gossypium_hirsutum_v2.1, whole genome shotgun sequence genome encodes the following:
- the LOC107955033 gene encoding F-box protein At3g07870 has translation MCSLNLSTMDLDDDKRAKRRKTQTEDDDDHHHHHQPQPTAMETLPNEIIVDILSRLPITSLVQFKFVCKRWRALTQDPVLADMHLSWKADGNDPCLILHCDFPIRNQLYFLDLSAHNQDKDKVKRLYVPFQATMPEFDVVGSCNGLLCLSDSLYNDALYVHNPFTMDCIELPKSRQYSDQELVFGFGFHPKTKEYKVVKIVYYRNTSSYSRARRTVYPQSDVQIYTLGSSSWRSLGKVSYQFVRRPSEALVNGRLHWVSRPRRYHPARRLISFDLADEQFREVPKPDCGGLNRCNFHLSVLGGCLAAAVYGNYGKLEIWVMKCYNVNESWVKQFTIGAYMPKCLKLNLDRHRPLKIWKTGSNGKVVRVLCLLNSGEVLLEYKNRVLVSYDPKKGKFRDLVFHGLPNWFQTVVHTGSLNWLNTLH, from the coding sequence ATGTGTTCTCTGAATCTCTCAACCATGGATTTGGACGATGATAAACGTGCTAAAAGAAGGAAAACCCAGactgaagatgatgatgatcatcatcatcatcatcaaccacAGCCAACAGCCATGGAAACCCTTCCCAACGAAATCATCGTCGACATACTTTCGAGGTTACCCATCACATCTTTGGTGCAATTCAAGTTCGTATGCAAACGATGGCGTGCCTTAACTCAAGACCCTGTTCTTGCCGATATGCATCTTTCATGGAAAGCTGATGGAAACGACCCCTGCCTCATCCTTCACTGTGATTTTCCCATACGAAATCAGCTTTATTTCCTGGATTTATCAGCTCACAACCAAGACAAAGACAAGGTAAAAAGGTTATATGTACCTTTTCAAGCTACCATGCCTGAATTTGATGTTGTAGGTTCCTGTAATGGTTTATTATGCTTATCTGACTCGTTATACAACGATGCACTTTATGTTCACAATCCTTTCACCATGGATTGTATAGAGCTACCAAAATCTAGACAATACTCTGATCAAGAACTCGTTTTCGGATTCGGATTCCATCCCAAAACCAAGGAATACAAGGTTGTTAAGATAGTTTACTATAGGAATACTAGTAGTTACAGTCGTGCCCGAAGAACTGTCTATCCACAATCAGATGTTCAAATTTACACACTAGGAAGCTCTTCGTGGAGGAGTCTAGGGAAAGTATCATATCAATTCGTAAGGCGGCCTTCGGAGGCTTTGGTTAATGGAAGACTTCATTGGGTGAGTAGGCCAAGACGATACCATCCGGCTCGCCGTCTTATCTCCTTCGACTTAGCGGATGAACAATTCCGGGAAGTCCCGAAACCGGATTGTGGTGGTTTAAATAGGTGTAACTTTCATCTGTCTGTTTTAGGTGGTTGTCTTGCTGCAGCTGTTTATGGGAATTATGGGAAGTTGGAGATATGGGTTATGAAGTGTTATAACGTGAATGAATCTTGGGTTAAACAATTCACCATTGGAGCATACATGCCCAAGTGTTTGAAGCTGAATTTGGATCGACATAGGCCTTTGAAGATATGGAAGACTGGTTCCAATGGGAAAGTGGTTCGAGTTCTGTGTTTACTAAACAGTGGGGAAGTATTGTTGGAGTATAAGAACAGGGTTTTGGTGTCTTATGATCCAAAGAAAGGGAAATTCAGAGATCTTGTATTTCATGGGTTACCTAATTGGTTTCAAACAGTTGTTCATACAGGCAGTTTGAATTGGCTTAACACCCTTCATTGA